The window ttggctcaagtcatgatctcatgattcatgagttagagccctcaATCAGGCTcgatgctgtcagcgcagaggccacTTCGgatccttcccccgcccccctgcccctttGCCCTTCCCGTACTCACACAcgttttatatgtatgtatgtatgtatgtatgtgtatgtgtttatacacacacacacatacatacatacatacatacttttaaaaattttccagatcagggcacctgggtggctcagtccattatgTTTCCAAGTCTtgattctggttcaggtcatgatctcatggttgtgagattgagccctgccaacaggctccatgctgggtgtggagactgcttgcgattctctctcccccttgggacacctgggtggctcagtcagttaagcgtccgacttcagcgcaggtgacagtctcatggttcgtgagttcaagccccgcattgggctctctgttgtcagcacggagccagttttggatcctctgtccccctctctgtctgcccctccccaccatgctctctcaaaagtaaacaaacattaaaaaaaaaaaaaaaaaaaaaaaagattctctcttcctctccctctgcccctctgcccttcccgtgctctctctctcaaaagtaaaacaaaattccAGATCAAGGGTGTGAGGGACTAAGGAAGGTCCCCATTCGATCTCCCTTCCATTCATAGTTTCAGTTAGATTACACGACTGTCCAACCGGTAACTACATTTCCTAGACCTTCCCCTGCCGCCAGGGCACTGGAGCCAGAGCTGGATTAGTCACCTgccccaggctcctggctggAGGGTAGCCGGGAGGGAAGATCACCAGTGTTTGACGGGGCCACACCCCTTGTGCCTGGTTAGTAGCTCCCCGTGTGGGATGGGGCAGTTCCATCAGCTGCAGTGGCACCTTCCTGGACTCCAGACTGCAGCTCAGTCACAGGTTGCAAACCTGAACTCAAGTGTCCCCAACCCAGGCTGCCACTCCTGCTATTCTTCCAATGAGTTCCTGAGTACCCTGTTCCCATCCTTTTCTTCCTGAAGTATCTAGCATGGTTTTTGGGGGACTGCTGCTATGACAGAAAGCATTTTTGTGAAGATTTGAAAAAGGTGAAGGAAAACctctttcttggggcacctgggtggctcagtcggttaagcgaccaacttcagctgaggttatgatctcgtggttcgtgagttcgagctctgcatcaggctctgtgctgacagcttggagcctggagcctgctttagattctgtgtcatcttctctctctgcctcccctgtttgcactctgtctctctctctctcaaaaataaacattaaaaaacaagaaagaaaaacctcttAACACTCTATCATGTTAGAAAAAacatataaatctataaaatgaatagGGTATCCTTAAAGGTAGCATCCTTGTGCAGTACACAACCTGCCCAACTGTACATGGCAGCCTGGGTTTCAATTTCCTGCTCTGAATGCTGATGGagacaaaatagaaattttccCAAAGTAGTAAAGGTAACTGAAACTTAGACAAAGTTATACCCTATTCTGTGTTTTCCCAAGGTTGCAAACCCCAATACCCTGAGAGGTCCAAACACCCAGAATATTCTGATGTgtgagaaagggaggcacagagaacaagaaaataaaaacgacAAATGGTTGTGAAAAACcaaacctcaaaaaaaaaccactttaattCCGACCTAACAGCACCAGGTGCAATGTCTGGGGACAGACTCTGGGTACAATGCTGTGTGGCGACCACTCACTCACACACGGCTCTGAGAAAGCCCCCGAGGGGGGACTTACCTTCAGGGGGCTGAGCCAAGGGGGGAAGGGGTGGCCCCAGaacagggggcaggggcaggcaggggaaaAAGGTGCTACTTCTTGGCAAAGGAGATCTTCATGGCATTGTTCTGGGTGATCTTGAAGCCCTGCAGGGCATCGCGAGCAGCCCCTGCCTGTACCTCATTGTCAAACTCCACGAATGCTATATCATGCCGCCCGGGGACCAGTCGGACCTCCTTGAAGCCAGGGAACCTGAAAGAAGGGAACAGACCTCAGGTATCCAGACTTGGCATCTCCTTCCCACGTTTTGGTATCTGGAGcgcagaggccagggatgttgctaagCATCCTACAAAGCACAGGATGCTCCCAGTAACAAAGGACTATCCAGCCCCAAATATGCAAAACGCTACATTGAGGAACCCTAACACAAACAGGTACACACAACATAAGCATATGGTTTAAGGAAATACTTTAACGTGAACACCTATGCAATCATAAATAACCTAAACCAAGAAACAGGACACTGCCGCCATGTCCTTCGTCAATCTCAACCCACCCACCCCATTCCAGAAACAAATACCACCCTTTTTTGATCGGctgtttttctccattccctcttctctgccctacCTTCCTTCCCCATTAGGCAACCATCTTCAAGTTTACTAGGTATCCTTTCTTCTGCCGCTATTCTTACAAAATACCTatcgcttggggcgcctgggtggctcagttggttaagcgcccaactcttgattgcgactcaggtcatgatctcacgatttgtgagtttgggccccgcctggggctctgtgctgacagctcggatcctgaagcctgcttcagattctgtgcccccccccaaccttccccgcttgtgcacgcgccctctcaaaataaacttaaagaaaaaaaagaagttctttagaaCGTAAGATCATAAGCAGGGCCACCAGGTGAGCACACACTCCCCTTCCTTCACTAACCAGTGAACAGTTACCCTGTGCGATAGCCACAGTGGCCTACACCCCGGCACGCAAGATTTTAAATATCCCCACCGCCAGCAAATGCAGTTCGAGTTGCCAATTATGGCCAATCCAGCCAGTGCTCCATGCCACCTCATGGCTGTTTCTTGTGCACCTTGCATTTCTGACTCAGAGGCTGGAAAGACGAAGCCCAGAACCTtgactcccccacccctcacaaaAGTGGAGGAAGGTCCAGCATGCTCAGCTGCTGCTTCCTCCGTTTTTTGCCTCCAGTCACTGTCCTGCctgcaaatcccaagcaggctcagggctccaCCTGCACAACCCCGAGACTGGTCCCCATGGCGCCATCTCCTGGCCATCGCCCATGGGGCCCCTGCCCAGCTACTGGCCCCACTTACTGGTTGAAAAGCATGGACAGCATGAGCTCGTTGGTCTCCTCGGGCAGGTTGGTGAGGAACAAGATGTGATTTGGTGGATTTTCGGAAAGCTGCAAGGAAGTCAACAGACCCCGTGAGTCTAGTGGGGACTTACCGCCTTCCCatttcccaccccctgccccactggAGTTCCTTCCGGTCCTTCGCCTGACACACCTGATGTTGCCTGTCGACACTGCCCTGCCCCCATGGGACGATAAGCCACAAAGAGCACTGCTGTATCCATTAGCAGGGGCTGAGCAGAAGTTCACCAAATCAATCTAGGCTCTGGCCACCGCTCTAGCCTCACCCTGCCTTTCCGAAGCTCTTCCAATAAACATACCGATCCCTCTCtaccccagggcctggccccaCTGCCATATCCTTATTCTTATCATCTAACGGCACCTCCTCCGGGGGGCCTGCCCGGATCACCCACCCTAAGACAGCACCCCCACCCATCCCTTTCTAGTCCCGTGTTCTGACGGTTTGTATGAGACCCCAGAAGTAGACACTTACAGGCTGGGCAGGTGGCATCTGCCCCGGCATAAGTTGCTGGGGGGGCATGGCCCCTGGTGGGATCTGGCCGGGCGCCAGGCCTGGAGGCGGGATCATGCCAGGCGGTGGCATGTACGGAGGCTGGCCCGGCATGTGGTGCATGATGCGGGGTGCCTGAGTCATCGGGGGCATGccctgcagagagagggaggcaggactgAGGGGGGTGGCTGACAGGCAGGAGGCAGGTTTGGGgtcagcaggaggcagagagaagaggtcaTCAGAAGAAACCCTGGGTGTGAAAGACAACAGGGAGAAAGACCCAGATttggaaagaagtgaaaaaggGACCTATAGAGACAAAGGTCACCCAAAGGGAAATGGATGGAGCAAACCAGACCCAAGCTTCAAGGGCAAACTCAagccagaaagttaaaaaaaattttttttctaacataaaaaaaaaccagtcaACGTGACCTAACTTTGTTTATCAATacaggagcagaaaaaaaaaaaaaaaaaaaaaaaaaaaaaaaaaaaaaacctggaaaaaatcAAATGCTGACAATTGTTAACAAAAGGAGTGAAAAGAAATGCTATAATGAGCAAGCTGTACttttccttccaaaaataaacttcaaggcAAAAAAAAGGGACCTGcagaaaaaagaacacagtgcAAGGCAGAGGTGGACAGGGACAGTCGGGGCAGATGCAGAAAGAGACGGGAGAGGTGGTGGCaaagggggagaagggagccAGTCTGAGGGCACACAACTCATGCACCCAGGGGAGATACCCAGGGAAGGCACCCCGGGGAGGTGGGGCTGCTAGAGTTGAAATCACAGCTGCAGACAAAAAAAGGTGGACAAAAAGCTGGGTGCAGAAGAGGAGAGTAAGAACAGGGAAGCTGGGCAGCGACTCCCACACCGTTGCCGATGCCAGACAAAAGGGGAGCTGGCGTGGGTAAAAGTAGGACAAATACAGGGTGATCCGGTCAGAAAAGCCAACGTGGAGACTCAGAAATAAGGAGTAGATGCAATTCATCTATCCTACTAGGGGCTTTCTCGATTCTGTTTAGAAAACAGGACGGCTCTACTTTCTGTGGCCTCACAAAGGTCCCAAAGagattttcctgtttccttctagAATCTTTTTTGTTCTAAGCTGTCACACCGAGGTCTACAATTCATCTCAAGTTAACTGATACAGTTGAGGTAGAACTAATTCTTTGCCTTACAGATACCCAGTGGGCCCAGCACCAtttaccagcaaaaaaaaaaaaaaaaaaaggcctttcaCTACTGGACCCCAGTGGTAACTTCATAGGCTGAGTAACCACACCTGTGCAGATCTATTTCTGGACTGTGTTCTGTCTGCTTCCTGGTCCATCTTCCTCCCCTTAGGCCAACATCACATcatcttgatgactacagcagGTCCGCCAGCTTTATTCTCACCTGCCTCGCTTTGCCTTTCCACAGACACTTGGAAACAGACTGCCAGCGCCTTCCCAAAATTCCTGTTAGCATTCTGATTGCAACTGTGTTGAGTTTTAGACCAATGTGGAGAACTGACATCTCAACAAGTCTTGAGTCTCGCATCCATTTGTTGAATTCATCTCCCACTTCTCTCAGCGAGATTCTGTTGTTTTGGTGGGGGATTCTACACACCTTCCGTTGGATTTACTCCCGAGCTCTTTTTCAGTTTGGAGTCTACTTCTTTGGTGCTAGCACACGGAAATAAAACTTCTTCCGTACCGACCTTATGTCTGGTGGCCCTGCTAAATTAAATTCGCTAATCCAGAAAAAGTTGATGCGTGGCTTCCTCTGGATTTTCTGCACAGGCATTAACTTAAAAGACACAGGGAGCAGGATCAAGGtcaaggggaggaaaaaaaaaaaaaacaaaggactgagacacagagagagatccTGAGAAAGCTGGGCAAGCAAGGAGGCATTTCTAAGTGCAGACACCATTACACAGGTGTTTAATCCCTGAGACAGGCGCACAATCTCtagaaggaaatgaaggagaggGGGTGTCAATGCCCAAGGGGAGACCCCTATACATACACTGTGCCCATAAGCCAGGCCATGAGGAAGGCCTGACGGGGGAAAGAGCAGTATCCCTGGGCTCTGGCTTACCGGGACAGGCCCCTGGACAGCCCCCACCACGGGGGCGGCTGCCCCACCCTGCACGGCCTTCTTAGCAGCTGGGGTCTCCTGGCTCTTGGGCTTCCTCTTCTCCCGCTTGCGGTCCCGCTCCACGAAGGTGCCCTTCATCTTGGCAATGATATCCGAGTCAGTCTTGGCATACTGAATGCGCTGCCAAATAGAGAACAGAAGGGTGAAGAATGTAGGTTTATTTCAAGGCCAAATGGCCCGGGTACAAGAGCAGACCTTCCCAGTCACTCTGAGAGCCATGTTACAGAAATCACCAGCCTCAacattctcatctgtaaaatggggactgtGGTATTTCCCATTCGAAAGGATGAGTCTAAGGACTAAATGAGCTGAAGTGCTTTGAAGAGTAGCTGGCACGTAGTTTGGTCACTGGGTGTTGAAGGGAAAATGGGACAGTCCTGGGCATCGGGCCAAAGGCAGAAAGCCTGAGGAAAAAAAGGGCAACACAGGAACACTGTGCAAGGGGGTTCCAGTCACACCAAAGTTTAGACTCCCAGGCTAATAAATCTCAACCTCAGTAGTCTATGGAGAACCTAGACTCTGTGGGTACAGCAATGAGCCTATCAAAAGGCCCCCGCCCTCATGCTGTAATTCACTGAGGAAGACACaatgaaaaaagattaaaaagtgaattggaggggcgcctgggtggcttactcggttaagcatctgacttcggttcaggtcatgatctcacggttcatgggttcgagccccgtgtagggctctgtgctgacagctcagagccaggagcctgcttctgattctgta is drawn from Felis catus isolate Fca126 chromosome E2, F.catus_Fca126_mat1.0, whole genome shotgun sequence and contains these coding sequences:
- the SNRPA gene encoding U1 small nuclear ribonucleoprotein A isoform X1 gives rise to the protein MAVPETRPNHTIYINNLNEKIKKDELKKSLYAIFSQFGQILDILVSRSLKMRGQAFVIFKEVSSATNALRSMQGFPFYDKPMRIQYAKTDSDIIAKMKGTFVERDRKREKRKPKSQETPAAKKAVQGGAAAPVVGAVQGPVPGMPPMTQAPRIMHHMPGQPPYMPPPGMIPPPGLAPGQIPPGAMPPQQLMPGQMPPAQPLSENPPNHILFLTNLPEETNELMLSMLFNQFPGFKEVRLVPGRHDIAFVEFDNEVQAGAARDALQGFKITQNNAMKISFAKK
- the SNRPA gene encoding U1 small nuclear ribonucleoprotein A isoform X2; this encodes MRGQAFVIFKEVSSATNALRSMQGFPFYDKPMRIQYAKTDSDIIAKMKGTFVERDRKREKRKPKSQETPAAKKAVQGGAAAPVVGAVQGPVPGMPPMTQAPRIMHHMPGQPPYMPPPGMIPPPGLAPGQIPPGAMPPQQLMPGQMPPAQPLSENPPNHILFLTNLPEETNELMLSMLFNQFPGFKEVRLVPGRHDIAFVEFDNEVQAGAARDALQGFKITQNNAMKISFAKK